TCGACGTGATGGTCGTCGCCGCCTACGGGATCATCCTGCCGCAGGCGGTGCTCGACCTGCCGCGGCTGGGCTGTCTCAACATCCATGCCTCGCTGCTGCCGCGCTGGCGCGGCGCAGCGCCGATCCAGCGTGCGATTCTCGCCGGTGACGCCGAGACCGGCATCACGATCATGCAGATGGACGCCGGGCTCGATACCGGCGACATGCTCAGCATCCACGTGACGCCGATCGCCGCCGACGACAACGCCCAGACCCTGCACGACAAGCTCGCCACGCAGGGCGCCGATGCGATCGTCGCCGCGCTGGCCGACCTGCCTGCACTGCAGGCCGGGCGCCGGGTTCAGCCGCCGGATGGCGTGACCTATGCCGAAAAGCTCAGCAAGGACGAGTCGCGCCTCGACTGGACGCGCCCGGCGGCCGAGCTCGACCGGATGATCCGTGCGTTCAACCCCTTCCCGTCGGCCCAGACGACGCTGGATGGCGCGGCGATCAAGCTCTGGCGCGCGCACCCGGTCGACGGCCGGGGCGCGCCGGGCGACGTGCTCGCCAGCAGCCGCGACGGCATCGTCGTCGCCTGCGGCGACGGCGCACTGACGATCACCGAGCTGCAGAAGGCCGGCGGCAAGCGGCTCGACGCCGGCGCCTTCCTCGCCGGCACGGCGCTGAACGCGGGCGTTCGTCTGGGCGGTTGAATTTTTCGCTGCGGCGCGAATCTATACCCCTAGGGCGGCGCGATTCGCTCCCGATTGACCGCAAGAAGCAACAGCCGTGCGAAACGGGTTCAAGGGTTCGCTGGCCGGTCATCGACGAACCGTGGCCGCTCTTTTCACGCCCAACACCTTGCGAGACCCATATGAATAACTGGCTCAAGACGACCATTCTGATGGCCGCCATCATGGCGCTGTTCGTTTTCATCGGCGGCCTCATCGGCGGGCAGACCGGCATGCTGCTGGCGCTGCTGTTCGGTGGCGCGATGAACGTGTTCGCGTACTGGAACTCCGACAAGATGGTGCTGAGGATGTACAACGCCCATCAGGTCGACGCCCGGACCGCGCCCGAACTCTACGGCATGGTGCAGGAACTGGCGCAGCGCGCCGGCCTGCCGATGCCCAAGGTCTACGTGATCGACGAGGACCAGCCGAACGCCTTCGCGACCGGCCGCAACCCCGAGAACGCCGCGGTCGCCGCGACCACCGGCATCATGCGCGTGCTGACGTACCGCGAGCTGCGCGGCGTGATGGCGCACGAACTGGCGCACGTCCAGCACCGCGACATCCTGATCTCGACGATTTCGGCGACGATGGCCGGCGCGATCTCGGCGCTGGCGAACTTCGTGATGTTCTTCGGCGGCCGCGACGAAGACGGCCGGCCGATGAACCCGATCGTCGGCATCCTGCTCGCCATCCTTGCCCCGATCGCCGCCAGCCTGATCCAGATGGCGATCTCACGCTCGCGCGAATTTGCCGCCGACGCCGGCGGCGCGCGCATCAGCGGCGACCCGCAGGCGCTCGCCGATGCGCTGCAGAAAATCGAGGCGTACGCGCGCGGCATTCCGATGCACACCGCCGAGGCGCACCCGGAAACCGCCCAGATGATGATCATGAACCCGCTCTCCGGCGGCGGCATCGACAAGCTGTTCCGCACCCACCCGCATACCGCCGACCGCGTCGCCCGCCTGACGGCGATGGCGCGCGGGCAACTGCCCTACTGAGCGCACCATGTACGCCACCCAGAAACACGCGACCCATACCCTCGCCGCCGTACTCGGCGGCAAGACGCTGACCGACGCGCTCGCCGACGTCTGGCGTACCGAGCCCGAGCTCAAGCCGCAACAGCGCGGCGCAATCCAGGACGTCTGCTATGGCTCCTTGCGCCAGCTTGGCCTGCTCAACACGATGCTCGACACGCTGCT
This window of the Jeongeupia sp. USM3 genome carries:
- the fmt gene encoding methionyl-tRNA formyltransferase; this translates as MKIAFAGTPEFAASALRTLIAAGHDVAMVLTQPDRPSGRGMKLTPSPVKQAALEHGLPVYQPERLRTPEQQAPLHGLDVDVMVVAAYGIILPQAVLDLPRLGCLNIHASLLPRWRGAAPIQRAILAGDAETGITIMQMDAGLDTGDMLSIHVTPIAADDNAQTLHDKLATQGADAIVAALADLPALQAGRRVQPPDGVTYAEKLSKDESRLDWTRPAAELDRMIRAFNPFPSAQTTLDGAAIKLWRAHPVDGRGAPGDVLASSRDGIVVACGDGALTITELQKAGGKRLDAGAFLAGTALNAGVRLGG
- the htpX gene encoding zinc metalloprotease HtpX, with the protein product MNNWLKTTILMAAIMALFVFIGGLIGGQTGMLLALLFGGAMNVFAYWNSDKMVLRMYNAHQVDARTAPELYGMVQELAQRAGLPMPKVYVIDEDQPNAFATGRNPENAAVAATTGIMRVLTYRELRGVMAHELAHVQHRDILISTISATMAGAISALANFVMFFGGRDEDGRPMNPIVGILLAILAPIAASLIQMAISRSREFAADAGGARISGDPQALADALQKIEAYARGIPMHTAEAHPETAQMMIMNPLSGGGIDKLFRTHPHTADRVARLTAMARGQLPY